From Anopheles darlingi chromosome 2, idAnoDarlMG_H_01, whole genome shotgun sequence, the proteins below share one genomic window:
- the LOC125948345 gene encoding uncharacterized protein LOC125948345, with protein sequence MASLKDWDVLRLSTLITNINAKLSASVTADQEYRLLCLVRQNDQILFRYTDRHGEVHLMLLCWFAENRKTVQDVCFDSTGCWLLVFCYDNTLHIVPALSICDKSLEHVDTTFNRDEITSFIVPFIGPHECPNPQTCPNNSHNSQQQQQQQQTTASHRSSIASEGSLKSAGTMAVGGGVAGTASAGGTPSSEPNLIFDAPTMKKSSSSYTTHKIDEIFSLNSIYRKLFLEQLDKAREEQNANRSISATAGTDTPIAMKTIEDFFADASQLREADVSKASTPLETYTISSSLESTGVSVSCPYPTCCSWWRTLANEPRAILGYSDGSICVVALTPNCPFLGNTNCERGSIEKLIICQDYSMETISLMINTSTKEQWKLLLEQKSIKYTFPGDITPTSGPEFRSELLKSVSEGGTSESVTGVPIEDWQIVLSLPKDGEAVPDGGRTSTQQQQHQAGRAKGPGTTNEAESSGSSPNSSEPPSGDDFEKVDNESIPEGSEKSNDNGGSAGGTLPKLLPAAKARLQSLRDLGVKKIGTLKLKLSESRIKAKEREKFKEQAANLAVMELPGMYPEILTTPAGPYFVVQYLEGKYLLSALHSYSDTLSVHSMDISLIPLHIYKLPKQCQSTVLTKNVLYVLHTMQPEEGAGSSEKATDEGKLTGEAERATVDSLEDCHSNGSGSSSSSSSSSNSNSNSSSGAAPPNAVSVVSCKIASMKMGDDCDFNEHALLGLFHFPDERILEIHRLSGAGEQGKNEEESDDGVEGTLEQQQQPQQPPQGEEQRTFFQKSPVSNYLRIQKGLRMERKLDISEAQVMVGEFPSIEYDQALVVTDRNLYAIELADTGRNLFLSLAHRCIWAACEDFCTTFGLPLATCIEYAGDVLLRRKRISEALMTYNVARLSPMKTALKLALAKENKALMKLCAMALRNTHIIGSQFLMHDIMGLLVDEAHLGNVVYDSLINLNCRTSLKPNNTGAHCSDFSYDNDDVLLDVQISPSDQFHLSNLMFLTLCERCAQDKNYIPLWNFIVTNSKYHTSLACIMLAHGALHSTALLLAMTRGTCLDVFSCLVGTWEQTSNDIKPTAAETNAFMYNLSNELFMECLTYLQDYTVNYFELIRKHLEVFDINVLERLIRQLNPFHPIYRPLLHRLSNHEASAAKEPSGLHLLYFCKALIETFLAVAVRAQTLKMNNDGVASFLSALKHIRPRHEERAVEMRLEQFSPIAAGFFHGAAVVRHVAFVWGSNGVNCALSRTVLQGDAIGASGQPPEVSFLRQIDLEVLAVQCGRLHTLLLTSNGLYAMGSNNLGQLGIGNHVINALQPMLVKGLDGKSITHFTAGQYHNAVVANGLLYTWGWGVFGQLGHGTVDDCNRPKVLEFFRSKTIVQLALGHAHTLVLCREHHRESRRVLYVFGSNHYGQLGLGQEDHFGTTVDTRNGKSFLVSLVPRKLELDDEITLINTKLFVNLARTTSNKLYIWGSSPQALRLATQARKRAKSNKGGGGFSKFSSMLRSTATPAATPQADTNSTQPTDSDASRGLQGPAPVDNTETKSESAVAQEGLKADSNDHREVDGCTVEQSTIDIPEITVTDESTPSKETPEVDDKPQGGSGEDAMEHLFPSTVDTSLVEGTIVKISSGLYHFAIITDDGAIYTWGKNIERQLGREGGRNEVLIPTRLESIEGVRYVECGADFTLVMTNDHIVKAWGNNNMGQCAKEISLDRTGVPGKLVRLPISNRVVRIPDKSQFIETPHEVKLPVNKALGYDEPLRFLKSMPKFRRSFVVKSGLEKLISNNISTISSSLNDVSQGEVEDLVAELPEPSTDGRALLRDHCATGSTMSSLQSVSYATSPTSLALDDDDEDDDDDEVDEEEDDGEENVERKTKGQEGSFDPSSDTTSSHLFNERYLLSNEFIHYCLYLFHGLYSQEVLLDMIKRNNEYHIRIMLLNYDYVEAFRLVLDLLSSSLSSSASSTSIARQTQNLVKIFEYFTKDSSIVPMEVGNIKYFIYELFMFFIRHNLSIDVLEEFFLRHVDCYLVPLASVLYFHNTNNLATPRGTGSGGTGGSGCSSATSAPLDAEVLALERKLLDKFNNNNNAHTLLTGGNLEGEENLRLPGSSGVGSRKLENTDVICRALSTTFNVTICQKLLEHFDRCK encoded by the exons ATGGCCTCACTCAAAGACTGGGACGTGCTGCGGCTCTCGACGCTGATTACGAACATCAACGCGAAACTTTCGGCCAGCGTCACGGCGGATCAGGAATATCGGCTACTGTGTTTGGTGCGGCAGAACGATCAAATTCTGTTCCGGTACACCGACCGGCACGGTGAGGTGCACCTGATGCTCCTCTGCTGGTTCGCCGAGAACCGCAAAACCGTGCAAGATGTATGCTTCGACTCGACCGGATGCTGGCTGCTTGTGTTCT GTTATGATAATACGTTGCACATCGTTCCGGCGCTTTCGATTTGCGATAAATCTCTGGAGCACGTCGACACGACGTTCAATCGTGATGAGATCACATCGTTCATTGTGCCCTTCATCGGCCCACACGAGTGCCCCAATCCGCAAACGTGTCCCAACAATTCGCAcaacagtcagcagcagcagcagcagcagcagacgaccgCATCTCATCGCTCTTCGATCGCTTCCGAGGGCAGTCTGAAGAGTGCCGGTACTATGGCGGTGGGCGGTGGTGTAGCAGGGACGGCCAGCGCTGGTGGTACACCATCATCGGAACCGAATCTCATCTTCGACGCACCGACAATGAAGAAATCCAGCTCAAGCTACACGACGCACAAGATCGACGAGATCTTCTCGCTGAACAGCATATACCGGAAACTGTTTCTCGAGCAGCTGGATAAGGCACGCGAAGAGCAGAATGCAAACCGAAGCATCTCGGCCACGGCGGGGACCGATACACCGATTGCGATGAAAACCATCGAAGATTTTTTTGCTGACGCCTCGCAGTTGAGAGAAGCGGATGTTTCGAAGGCATCGACACCGCTCGAGACTTACACGATCAGTTCGAGCCTCGAGTCGACCGGTGTGTCGGTTTCGTGCCCGTATCCAACCTGCTGTAGCTGGTGGCGAACGCTGGCCAATGAACCGCGGGCCATTCTGGGGTACTCGGATGGTTCGATTTGTGTCGTAG CTCTCACCCCAAACTGTCCGTTTCTGGGTAACACCAACTGTGAACGAGGCTCAATCGAGAAGTTAATCATCTGCCAGGACTACAGCATGGAGACGATCAGTTTGATGATCAACACTTCGACCAAAGAACagtggaagctgctgctggagcagaaGTCAATCAAGTACACCTTTCCGGGTGATATCACGCCCACTTCCGGGCCGGAGTTTCGTTCGGAGCTTCTGAAATCCGTTTCCGAGGGTGGTACAAGCGAATCAGTAACCGGTGTACCGATCGAAGATTGGCAGATTGTTCTTTCGCTGCCAAAGGACGGAGAAGCAGTACCCGATGGTGGCCGAACGAgtacgcaacagcagcaacaccaagcAGGGCGAGCGAAAGGCCCCGGGACAACGAACGAAGCCGAGAGCAGCGGATCCAGTCCAAACAGTTCCGAGCCGCCCTCGGGTGATGATTTCGAGAAGGTGGACAATGAATCGATTCCTGAGGGCagtgaaaaatcaaacgaCAATGGCGGATCGGCAGGCGGCACACTACCGAAGTTACTGCCCGCGGCCAAAGCTCGGTTACAGTCCTTGCGAGATCTCGGGGTCAAAAAAATCGGCACGCTAAAGCTGAAGCTCTCCGAGAGTCGCATTAAGGCGAAGGAGCGAGAAAAATTCAAAGAACAGGCCGCCAACCTGGCAGTAATGGAGCTTCCCGGGATGTACCCGGAAATATTAACTACACCGGCCGGCCCTTACTTCGTGGTGCAGTATCTAGAGGGCAAGTATTTGCTGAGTGCACTGCATTCCTACTCCGATACGCTCTCGGTGCACAGTATGGACATTAGCTTGATTCCGCTGCACATCTACAAGCTTCCGAAGCAATGCCAGTCGACGGTTTTGACCAAGAATGTGCTGTACGTGCTTCACACTATGCAGCCGGAAGAGGGTGCTGGGTCTTCAGAGAAAGCCACTGACGAAGGAAAGCTAACGGGCGAGGCTGAACGCGCAACGGTGGATTCATTGGAAGATTGTCACAGCAATGGAAgcggaagtagcagcagcagtagcagcagcagtaatagcAACAGTAATAGCTCCAGCGGGGCCGCTCCTCCGAATGCGGTCAGTGTCGTGAGCTGTAAGATCGCATCAATGAAGATGGGCGATGACTGTGATTTCAACGAGCATGCCCTTCTCGGGTTGTTCCACTTTCCCGATGAACGAATTCTCGAGATACACCGATTGAGTGGTGCTGGAGAGCAAGgcaaaaatgaagaagaatcgGATGATGGTGTCGAGGGCActttggagcagcagcagcaaccgcagcagccgccTCAGGGCGAAGAACAACGAACGTTCTTCCAGAAGTCCCCCGTTTCGAACTATCTGCGTATCCAGAAGGGGTTACGGATGGAGCGAAAGTTAGATATATCTGAGGCGCAGGTGATGGTGGGTGAATTTCCATCGATCGAGTACGATCAGGCATTGGTCGTGACGGATCGCAATCTGTACGCGATCGAGCTAGCCGATACCGGGCGCAATCTGTTTCTCAGTCTCGCACACCGTTGCATTTGGGCGGCTTGCGAAGACTTCTGTACGACCTTCGGGCTCCCGTTGGCCACCTGTATCGAGTATGCCGGGGATGTGTTGCTCAGGCGGAAGCGTATCTCGGAAGCGTTAATGACGTACAATGTGGCCCGACTATCACCGATGAAAACGGCTCTCAAGCTAGCGTTGGCCAAGGAGAACAAAGCCCTGATGAAGCTGTGCGCGATGGCCCTGCGCAATACGCACATTATCGGCAGTCAGTTCCTGATGCACGATATTATGGGATTGCTGGTCGACGAGGCGCACCTCGGGAATGTGGTGTACGATTCACTGATCAAC TTAAATTGTCGAACATCACTAAAACCCAACAATACGGGCGCCCATTGTAGTGACTTTTCGTACGATAACGATGATGTGCTGCTCGATGTGCAGATATCGCCGTCGGATCAGTTTCATCTCTCCAATCTTATGTTCCTGACGCTCTGCGAGCGATGCGCACAGGACAAAAACTATATCCCTCTGTGGAACTTCATAGTGACGAATAGCAAGTACCATACGAGCCTTGCCTGCATTATGCTCGCGCATGGAGCGCTACACTCGACGGCTCTATTGCTTGCGATGACGCGTGGTACTTGTCTCGATGTGTTTAGCTGTCTCGTTGGCACGTGGGAGCAAACATCGAACGACATAAAACCGACGGCTGCGGAAACGAATGCGTTTATGTACAACCTGTCGAACGAGCTGTTCATGGAGTGTCTGACCTACCTGCAGGACTACACCGTAAATTACTTTGAGCTGATACGCAAACACCTGGAGGTGTTCGATATAAACGTGCTCGAGCGTCTTATTCGTCAGCTAAATCCGTTCCACCCCATCTATCGACCGTTGCTACATCGGTTATCGAACCACGAGGCTTCCGCTGCCAAGGAACCCTCCGGATTACATTTGCTGTACTTTTGCAAGGCCCTAATTGAAACGTTCCTGGCCGTAGCGGTGCGGGCACAAACGTTGAAAATGAACAACGATGGTGTAGCCTCGTTCTTGAGCGCGTTGAAACATATACGTCCTCGTCATGAGGAGCGAGCGGTCGAGATGCGGCTTGAGCAGTTCTCACCGATTGCGGCCGGATTTTTTCACGGTGCGGCCGTCGTGCGACATGTTGCTTTCGTTTGGGGCTCGAATGGCGTTAACTGTGCCTTGAGCCGTACGGTACTGCAGGGTGATGCGATTGGTGCGAGTGGTCAACCTCCGGAAGTGAGCTTTTTGCGACAAATCGATCTCGAGGTGCTGGCCGTTCAGTGTGGTCGACTGCACACTCTTCTCCTTACGAGCAATGGG CTGTATGCAATGGGCTCGAACAATTTGGGCCAGCTGGGAATCGGAAATCACGTCATCAATGCACTGCAACCGATGCTCGTGAAGGGTCTCGACGGTAAAAGCATTACACACTTCACTGCCGGCCAGTATCATAATGCCGTTGTAGCGAACGGTTTGCTGTACACTTGGGG TTGGGGTGTGTTTGGCCAATTGGGTCACGGGACGGTGGATGACTGTAACAGGCCGAAGGTTTTGGAGTTTTTCCGCAGCAAG acAATCGTTCAACTCGCTCTGGGCCATGCCCATACGTTAGTCCTGTGCAGAGAGCACCATCGCGAATCTCGCCGCGTTCTGTACGTGTTCGGTTCGAATCACTATGGTCAGCTGGGCCTGGGCCAGGAGGACCATTTTGGAACAACCGTTGACACGCGGAACGGCAAatcttttttggtttctctAGTTCCTCGCAAGCTGGAGCTGGACGATGAGATTACACTGATCAACACAAAGTTATTTGTCAAT CTCGCTCGAACAACGTCCAACAAGCTGTACATCTGGGGATCTTCTCCACAAGCGTTGCGCTTGGCTACGCAAGCCCGGAAACGCGCCAAATCTAACAAAGGCGGTGGTGGATTCTCAAAATTCAGCTCTATGCTCCGATCGACAGCAACTCCAGCAGCTACTCCACAGGCGGATACTAATTCTACTCAGCCGACTGATTCCGATGCATCCAGAGGCCTGCAAGGACCTGCGCCCGTTGATAACACTGAGACTAAATCCGAAAGCGCGGTCGCACAGGAGGGTTTAAAAGCGGACTCCAATGATCACCGAGAGGTAGACGGATGCACGGTAGAACAATCCACAATCGATATACCGGAGATAACGGTTACCGATGAGAGTACGCCGTCTAAAGAGACGCCAGAGGTTGATGATAAGCCACAAGGAGGCTCGGGAGAGGATGCGATGGAACATCTTTTCCCGTCGACAGTCGATACATCGCTTGTCGAAGGTACAATCGTAAAG ATTTCAAGCGGATTGTATCACTTTGCAATCATAACGGACGATGGCGCTATTTATACCTGGGGTAAGAACATTGAGCGGCAGCTGGGTAGAGAGGGTGGTCGTAATGAGGTATTGATACCGACCCGGCTTGAATCGATCGAGGGCGTTCGGTATGTTGAATGTGGGGCTGACTTTACGCTTGTGATGACAAACGATCACATCGTGAAGGCCTGGGGTAACAATAATATGGGCCAGTGTGCCAAGGAGATCAGTCTCGACCGGACCGGTGTTCCCGGGAAGCTGGTGCGCCTGCCAATCTCGAACCGAGTGGTGCGTATTCCCGATAAATCCCAATTCATCGAGACACCGCACGAAGTGAAGCTGCCGGTGAATAAGGCCCTAGGGTACGATGAACCGCTACGTTTCCTCAAATCGATGCCCAAGTTCcggcgttcgttcgtggtGAAGAGCGGCCTGGAGAAGTTAATCAGCAATAATATTTCGACAATAAGCTCCAGTCTCAACGATGTGAGCCAGGGTGAGGTAGAGGATCTGGTAGCCGAACTTCCCGAACCATCCACTGACGGTCGGGCGCTGCTGCGGGATCATTGTGCAACGGGAAGCACCATGTCTTCGTTGCAATCCGTATCATACGCCACCTCACCGACTTCCCTAGCgctggatgacgatgatgaggatgatgacgacgacgaggtggacgaggaagaggatgatggagaggaaaatgtggAACGAAAGACCAAGGGCCAGGAGGGATCGTTCGATCCATCGAGCGATACGACATCATCTCACCTCTTCAACGAACGGTATCTATTGAGCAACGAGTTTATTCACTATTGCCTCTACCTTTTCCACGGGCTATACAGCCAGGAAGTTCTACTGGATATGATCAAACGCAACAACGAATACCACATTCGGATCATGCTGCTCAACTACGACTACGTGGAAGCGTTTCGCCTAGTACTGGATCTCCTCTCCTCGTCACTATCGTCTTCCGCCTCGTCTACTTCCATTGCGCGCCAGACACAGAATTTGGTGAAAATTTTCGAATACTTCACCAAAGACTCGAGCATCGTTCCGATGGAGGTTGGAAACATTAAGTACTTCATCTATGAGCTGTTCATGTTCTTCATTCGGCACAATCTAAGCATAGACGTGCTGGAGGAGTTCTTCCTTCGTCATGTCGATTGTTATCTAGTGCCGTTGGCATCCGTACTGTACTTTCATAACACCAACAACCTGGCAACACCGAGGGGAACAGGAAGCGGAGGAACCGGCGGCTCAGGTTGCAGTTCTGCCACTAGTGCGCCGCTCGATGCCGAGGTGCTGGCGTTGGAGCGCAAGCTGCTCGACAagtttaacaacaacaacaatgcccACACACTCCTCACCGGAGGGAATCTGGAGGGTGAAGAGAATCTCCGTCTGCCCGGTTCATCCGGAGTGGGCTCGCGAAAGCTGGAAAACACGGACGTTATCTGCCGCGCGTTGAGTACCACGTTCAATGTGACGATTTGCCAGAAACTGTTGGAACATTTTGATCGATGCAAATGA
- the LOC125948351 gene encoding nucleolysin TIAR produces MTEESYPKTLYVGNLDTSVTEELLCTLFSQMGTVKSCKIIREASNDPYAFIEYASHTSAQTALAAMNKRFFLKKEIKVNWATSPGNQPKTDTSQHYHIFVGDLSPEIETETLREAFAPFGEISNCRIVRDPQTLKSRGYAFVSFVKKAEAENAIQMMNGQWLGSRSIRTNWSTRKPPAPRDNSKGIKSGKTPGFEEIYNNTSPTNTTVYCGGFPPNTITDELIQKHFAQFGQIHDTRVFKDKGYAFIRFANKESAARAIEGTHNSEVQGHPVKCYWGKENGGDVNSNGIHNATASAIAAAAASGMMGMNGLVSPLQPMQQQQNAAAAAAAAANLAAHQHNAANSQLSQASAAAAAANAQYPYSTAYGHIGTYWIPGAYPPMQTQYMQQGYYGYPAAYATAAPQQSATAGYRMMQPNMGAWSMPTVPTVATNGAAAAAAAAAAAHASSQQPMMYATMPQFQTQ; encoded by the exons ATGACTGAAGAATCCTACCCGAAGACGCTGTACGTCGGCAATCTTGACACCTCCGTCACAGAGGAGCTGCTGTGCACACTGTTCAGTCAGATGGGCACGGTCAAGAGCTGCAAGATCATCCGGGAAGCCAGCAACGATCCTTACGCATTTATCGAGTACGCCAGCCATACGTCGGCCCAAACCGCACTTGCCGCAATGAACAAGCGCTTCTTCCTCAAGAAGGAAATCAAAGTGAACTGGGCAACGAGCCCGGGAAACCAGCCGAAAACGGACACCAGCCAGCACTATCACATCTTTGTCGGGGACCTGAGCCCCGAAATCGAAACGGAGACGCTGCGAGAAGCATTCGCCCCGTTTGGCGAGATATCGAACTGCCGCATCGTACGTGACCCGCAAACTCTTAAATCGAGGGGCTACGCGTTCGTGTCGTTTGTAAAGAAAGCTGAGGCAGAGAACGCTATTCAAATGATGAACGGTCAATGGTTAGGGTCGCGCTCGATTCGTACCAACTGGTCAACACGCaagccaccggcaccgcgcgACAATTCTAAAG GAATCAAAAGTGGTAAAACACCTGGTTTCGAAGAGATTTACAACAACACCAGCCCCACTAACACGACGGTTTACTGCGGAGGATTCccaccaaacaccatcaccgatgAGCTGATCCAGAAGCACTTCGCACAGTTTGGCCAGATACACGATACGCGGGTGTTCAAGGATAAGGGTTACGCGTTCATTCGATTCGCTAACAAAGAATCGGCTGCGCGAGCCATCGAGGGAACCCACAACAGTGAGGTGCAGGGTCACCCGGTGAAGTGCTACTGGGGCAAGGAGAACGGTGGAGACGtcaacagcaacggcatccATAATGCAACTGCCTCGGCGATCGCAGCCGCTGCAGCATCAGGCATGATGGGCATGAACGGATTGGTTAGTCCCCTGCAACcgatgcaacagcaacagaatgctgcagccgctgctgccgctgccgccaacCTCGCAGCTCATCAACACAATGCGGCCAATTCACAGTTGTCCCAAGCAtcggctgcagcggcggctgcAAATGCTCAGTATCCTTACTCGACTGCCTACGGTCATATTGGCACATACTGGATTCCG GGAGCTTATCCGCCGATGCAAACACAGTATATGCAGCAAGGATATTATGGCTATCCGGCGGCCTACGCAACAGCGGCACCCCAACAGTCAGCTACAGCAG GTTACCGCATGATGCAACCGAACATGGGCGCTTGGAGCATGCCAACCGTCCCGACGGTGGCGacaaatggtgctgctgccgccgcggctgccgcagctgctgcccATGCATCCTCCCAGCAGCCAATGATGTATGCAACCATGCCTCAGTTCCAGACGCAATGA